A stretch of Lathyrus oleraceus cultivar Zhongwan6 chromosome 6, CAAS_Psat_ZW6_1.0, whole genome shotgun sequence DNA encodes these proteins:
- the LOC127095468 gene encoding uncharacterized protein LOC127095468, which produces MTHVMGQTNQVLQNQHGTLDELCGLGKFHRNNLLTFKGRYDPEGAQSWLQEIEKIFKVMTFTDAQKVLFGAHMMAKEAEYWWDNSLQRLEAEGIEITWDNFKIEFLEKYFPTNVHSKKEIEFLELKQQNMIVADYAAKFKDLSRLCPYYNGVESEGSKYKCDKYAYYKSVTEKKSGNTHRGKPYRAPADKGKQKATGGKGTRGGNIFAFLRCFSCGKMRHQENECKSYDHKCFKSGKPGHHIIDCKSNVMTCYNCGDLGHISTQFQKLKKAQSEGKFFALITHSFISLDSARKLNLEESFTIVEVWYMGKTT; this is translated from the exons ATGACTCATGTGATGGGTCAGACAAATCAGGTGTTACAGAATCAACATGGAACATTAGATGAATTATGTGGGCTAGGAAAGTTCCATAGAAACAATTTGTTGACTTTTAAGGGTAGATACGACCCTGAGGGTGCTCAAAGCTGGTTGCAAGAGATTGAAAAGATCTTCAAAGTGATGACTTTCACGGATGCTCAAAAGGTCCTGTTTGGGGCTCATATGATGGCTAAAGAGGCAGAGTATTGGTGGGATAATTCTCTCCAGAGGTTAGAAGCTGAAGGTATTGAGATCACTTGGGATAACTTcaagattgagtttcttgagAAGTACTTTCCTACCAATGTCCATAGCAAGAAAGAGatcgagttccttgagctgaagcaacAAAACATGATTGTAGCTGATTATGCGGCTAAATTCAAGGATTTGTCTAGGTTATGTCCTTATTATAATGGGGTCGAATCTGAAGGATCTAAGT ATAAATGTGACAAATATGCTTACTACAAGAGTGTTACTGAGAAGAAGAGTGGAAATACACATCGTGGGAAACCTTATAGAGCTCCAGCTGATAAGGGAAAGCAGAAGGCTACGGGTGGAAAAGGAACAAGAGGGGGAAACATTTTTGCTTTTCTTAGATGTTTCAGTTGTGGAAAGATGAGGCATCAAGAAAATGAGTGCAAGAGCTATGATCATAAGTGTTTCAAGTCTGGGAAGCCAGGGCACCATATTATTGACTGTAAGAGTAATGTTATGACTTGTTACAACTGTGGAGATCTAGGTCATATTAGTACTCAGTTCCAAAAACTAAAGAAAGCCCAGTCTGAAGGAAAGTTCTTTGCTTTGATT ACGCATTCGTTCATATCTCTTGACAGTGCTAGAAAGTTGAATCTAGAGGAGTCTTTTACGATTGTTGAAGTGTGGTATATGGGGAAGACAACTTGA